In Candidatus Zixiibacteriota bacterium, the genomic window CAGCCACATACCTATTCCGGACGCCGCGCTTTCCGGCAGTTTACCGAGCCACTCGACCCGTTCCGATAGCTCGGTGGCAGCTTCGAGCGCGGGAAGGGCTACGATTAAGAGCACAAAAAAACTGAGTATTATCACAATCAGCGCCAGGTCCCACAACTTGCCGACAACGACCGATGATCCTCGTACATTTCGGAACACCGCTTTCAAAATGGTTCGCAGGCTGCTGAAAAGCCCGCTAGCCGCAAACAGGAGCCCGACCAGACCAACGACACCCACCACCTGTTTGACATCGGCCATGCGCTCGAGTCTCTCCCCTATGAACTGCTTGACAGCGGCGGCGTATTCAGGATAGGGCACCAGGCGCTCGACCAAGTAATGAATCTCGCGTACAACCGACGGGCTGTCGAAGAATCCGCTCAGCACCGCCGAGACCGCCAGCAGGAGCGGCACCGTGCAGACGAACAACGAAAACGCCAACCCGCCGGACATCAGAAACGCGTGGTGCTCGTCGAGACGGATACACAAGCCATGCACATAGTACCACAGCCAGCGCCCGAACAGCTTCAGTCGCTTTAATAGTTCCCGGAACCGGGTCGGTTCGCTCGCTTTTCCCTTCACGCTACGCCATCCGCTGAGGTCAAAGCCATCGCTTGCGCCTGAAAAACCATAACAATCCGCCGCCGACCGCTATTGCCAGGCCCCAGAACATCAGATATCCGTACGGCCAGCCAAGCTCCGGCATGTTGAACCGACCGGCTTCCCGGTCGAAATTCATTCCGTACACGCCGGCCAGAAAGCCGAGCGGGATGAAAATGGTGGCAATGATTGTCAGAATCTTCATGATCTCATTCAGGCGATTGCTCACCCCCGTATGATACAAATCGAGCAGGGTTGACAACATCTCCCGGTGCATCTCAACTGTGTCAATCACCTGGACGGTGTGTTCGTATAGATCGCGAAGATAAGGCCGCGTGGAATCGGAAATCAGCCCTGATTCGACTCGTTCCAGCCCGCCCGCCACCTCACGCAGCGGGTAGACAGCTTTGCGCAGCAGGATGAGTTTCTTCCTTAAGTCGCGTATAGCGGCCGCACCCTCTGAGGTTGGGTGATCCGCGATGTCATCCTCCAGCCTTTCAATCCGCTCACCGATGTCTTCGACGACCGCGAAATAGCTGTCAACGACCGCGTCGAGCAGTGCGTAGGCGAGGTAGTCGGTAGACATGAACCGATTTCTCGGCTCGGTTTTCCTGATCCTGTGGCGGACAGCGTCGAAAACGTCCCGTCCCGGCTCCTGGAATGTCACCACCCAGTCGCGACCGAACGCAACGCCGACATGCTCCACCACAAGTTCGCCCTCGTCAGCCTTCAGATACAGCATCTTGAGGATGACAAACACGTACTCGTCGGTATCCTCGACTTTGGGACGACCCATCGTGTTGACAACATCCTCGAGATGCAGCGGGTGCAGGCCGAGCTGCCCGCCCACACCCTCCACGACTGCCGGCTCGTGAAGACCGTCGACATTAATCCAGGTGATGGTCGGCGTCTCCAGATACGCTGTGCATTCGGACAACTCAGACAGGCGCCGCTCGACCAGGCGAGAGTCATCGTAGTCCATGACATCTATGTGGACATTGACTGCCCGCACCGGGCCGATATAGACCACGCTACCGGGGCTCAGTCCCGCTTTGCGGGACACCTTGTGAATAAACCGACCCATATTACGCCGTCTCCTTCGCCGACGAGTGAGAACCGGCCGGTCCTATGCAGCGGCCGGCTTGCTGAATATAGATCGACCTGTCTTGCGCGAGAAAGTAAAAACCCAGCGACGGCCCGGACGGCGTTGTGGTCAGTGGGTCAGGAATCGCCACGGTGGCGGACGATCTCTCCCTCGATCATGTACACCACGTCCTCGGCGATGTTGGTAGCGTGGTCGGCGATGCGCTCGAGATTGCGCGCCACAGTCAGCAGGCAAACCAGGTACTCGACATTCTCCGGCTGGCGGCGCATTTGGTCCTGACCGAGCCGGAATGCTGATCGCAGGTGCTCGTCAATCGCCTCATCCTGTGCCCTCACCCGACGCGCCTGGGCCGCGTCGTGGGCCACAAGGGCATCGACACTGTTACGCACCATGTTGAGAGAATCATGAAGCATCGGACCCAGGTCGAAAGGCGCCTTGAACGCCGTCGCTGTGGCCAGCACCTGGACTCGCTCCGCTATGTTTACCGCCAGATCGGCGATTCGCTCGAGATCGTTGTTGATCTTCAGGACGGCCACAACATAGCGGAGGTCAGCGGCCACCGGTTGATGCAAAGCAAGTATTTTGAGGCAGTCCTCTTCGACTTCGATTTCCAGCGCATCGATAACCTCATCGCCGGCGATCACTCCCTGGGCGAGTGCGAGGTCGCGGTCGACCACGGATCTGACCGCCTTCTGCAGCGATTCCTCCACCAGCGCCGCCAGGTGGAGTATTCGCTTTTTCAAACGTTCGATCTCGTTTTGAAAGTGCCGTGTCATCTGTTCCTCACTTGGTTACCCGAACCGGCCGGTAACATAGTCCTCGGTCTTCTTCATCAGCGGCCTAGTGAATATCTGTTTAGTCGGACCGAATTCAATCAGGTGGCCCTCGTAGAAGAAAGCAGTTTTGTCGGAGACGCGTGCGGCCTGCTGCATGTTGTGGGTTACTATTACGATGGTATAGCGCTGTTTTAACTCCGCGATCAAATCCTCGATTTTAGCAGTGGAAATGGGATCGAGGGCCGAAGCCGGTTCATCCATGAGCACCACCTCCGGTCTGACAGCCAGCGCCCTGGCGATACACAATCGCTGCTGCTGACCCCCGGAGAGCATCAACGCGCTGTGGTCAAGTTTGTCTTTCACTTCATCCCACAACGCCGCCTGCCGGAGCGATTCCTCGACCACATTCACAATGACCTGCTTGTCCTTGATTCCGTTGACACGTAGTCCATATGCCACGTTATCGAAAATCGACTTAGGAAACGGGTTGGACTTCTGAAACACCATGCCTACCCGCGTGCGAACCGCCGACGGATCCGAGAAATCCTCGTATATGTTACGATCGTCAAGCAAAACCATGCCGGTCATCCGCGTACCCGGAATCGTTTCGTTCATCCGGTTGAGTGTGCGTAGAAACGTCGACTTGCCGCATCCCGAGGGACCGATCAGGGCCGTAACCTTAAATCGCTCGATCTCCGCGGAAACGTCGAACAGCGCCTGGCTCTGGCCATAAAAGAAGTTCAGATTCTCGATGGTCATCTTGGCGGTCGATTGCCGGCGATCTTTCGCGCCGGGTAGAACCGCACCGTCAGGTCGGCTCACTTGTCCGCTGTCATTGCGCATAGGCGCGGCTCTTTCTTATGCGGGATCTTATCATGATCGCTACGGAATTCAGGGCGAAAGTCAGGACCAGCAGCACCAGCACCGTGCCGTAGAGGATCGGCTTGGTGGCCTCGACATCCGGCGATTGGGTGGCCATCACATAGATGTGATACCCCAGCTCCATGAACTGGTCGTTCAGCTTGGTCGGCAGATACGGCAGGTAGTAGGCTGCTCCAGTGAACATTATCGGGGCAACTTCTCCCGCTCCGCGAGACACGGCGAGGATAGCGCCGGTAAGCACGCCCGGCATTGCCTGTGGGACCACCACACGCCAAATGGTTTGCAACCTGGTGGCTCCGAGGGCATAGCTCGCATCGCGCAATTCTCTTGGAATGGCGCGAAGGGCTTCCTCGGTGGCGACGATCACTACCGGGAGCGTCAGAATCGCCAGGGTGAAGGCCGCCCAGATGATCGCCGGCTGCCCCCAAACCGGACCCTCGCCGGAAAAGAGCATAGCGTCGAGACCACCGCCCACAAATGCGACAAAGAATCCCAGTCCAAACAGCCCGAATACGATCGACGGCACCCCCGCCAGGTTGTTTATCGCGACGCGAATCAGGCGGGTAAGGCGTGACGCGGGGTCGGTGTACTCCTGGAGGTAGATTGCCGCCAATACGCCCACCGGAACAACTGCAATGACCATCAGGAGAACGAGCGCAACGGTTCCGAATATCGCCGGGAAGATACCGCCGGCTTCCATACCCCTCTCCGGCGGGCGACTCAGGAATTCCCAGCTAATCGTCCCGGCTCCGCCGATAACGATATTCGCCATAATGATCGCCAGCATCACGACGATTATGATCACCGCCGCAAGGGTCAGGCCGCGCGGCATCGCGCCGCCGGTCTTGCGACTGAATTGCAGTTGCACAGGGACCGCCGAAGCGGACTCGGGGACTTCGGCCGACGTTTTGCTCACGTGGTTCTCCCTTGCAGCCGTCTCTTGAGTCGGTTCAGTGCAATGTCGCCTCCGAGATTTACAATAAAAGTGAAAAGAAACAACAGCGAGCCGATCATAAACAGCACCGTGTAGTGTCCGCTCCCGAATACAACTTCAGCCAGCTCGGCGGCTACAGTCGCCGAAAACGTCCGCACTGATTCCAGAAAGCTCAGCGAGATTATAGCCGCGTTGCCTGACGCCATCAGGACTATCATGGTTTCGCCCACCGCCCGTCCAAAACCAAGGACCACTCCGGCAGCAATGCCGGGCGCGGCTGCCGGAAGCACCGTGGTGAACGATACCTGCCATGGGTTCGCGCCTAGCGCGACCGCAGCATCCCTTAACGAGCGCGGCACGGACATCATGGCGTCCTCGGCAACCGTAAAAACAATCGGAACTACCGCCAAACCTAGGGCGATACCCGCGTTCAAGGCGTTCAGACGGAAGGTCAGGCCGAGCAGGTTCTGAAGCCAGGTAGCCAGAACCATCAGGGCAAAGAAACCGAGAACTACCGACGGTATCGCGGCGAGAGTCTCGATCAGCGGTTTGATTATTTCACGAAGTCTTCTCGATGAGAATTCGGACGTGTAGATGGCGGCGCCCACTCCCAGCGGCACCGCGAACACCATCGCCACCAGAGCCGCTTTCAGAGTTCCGAGAAACAACGGCAGCAGCGAGTATTTGGGAACTTCGGAGTTAGGCTGCCATGACCATTTGGCCTCGCGCCCGGCATAGAATTCCTGCTTGAAGAGCAGCTTATCCAGACCGGCCTCCGCTCTGATCTCCGGATCCGTAAAGAGCGGGATTGCCTCCTTGAAAACGAAGACAAAGATCAGGAGAATAGCGGCCAGCGCGAGAAAGGCGTTCATGGAGATGAGTTTCTCGCCAAGAAACTCACGCCATCTCGACTTTGGTTTGAACTGTAGTGCCTGCATTGCTTTGGTCACGCGCCGGACCGGCTCAGCTACCTATTCGATCATGTTCGCCATCGCCTTGTCTTTCGGCAACGGAACGTAGTCCATGGCCTCGGCCAGCTTCTGGCCCTCTTCCGACAGCGCCCAATTGACCAGCTTCTTGAGTTCACCGCTCGGGTTGCCGCCGAAGAACCAGTACAAATCGCGAGAAATCGGGTACGATCCGTTTACTATAGTTTCAATTGTCGGGCTGACCGCCGGCGCGTCATCCGCCCTTTTTACCGCAGCAAATCTCACACCGGTGGCCCAGGCGATGCCGCCATAGCCTATACCGTTCTTGTCTTTGGATACTGCGTTTACCACCGCCGCCGTGCCGGGTAATGTCTGCGTGTACTCGGAATAGTCTTCTTCGTTCAGAACATGCTCCTTGAAGAAGGCATAGGTTCCTGAGTTGTTCTCTCGTCCATAAAGTACGATCCGGGCATCGGGACCGCCCACTTCTTTCCAGTTCGAGATTGCTCCGGTGTAAATGCCCTTCAACTGGGCCAGGCTCAGCTCCTTCACCGGGTTGGATTCATGCAGAAAGACCGCGATACCGTCGAGGGCCACCGAAATCCTCTTCGGCGCGATGCCCTTCTCTTTTGCTTGCTGGTATTCTTTTTCTTTCATATCCCGGGATGCCTGGCACACGTCAGTAGTGCCGTTCAGCAAGGCCGCGATACCCGTGCCCGTGCCGCCGCCCGACACCTGTATCACCACTCCGGGGTTCTTCTTCATGTACTCCTCGGCCCAGCGCTGGCCGAGCCTGACCAGCGTGTCGGAGCCTTTTACCGTGATATTGCCCGAGGCGGCCAAAAGGGCCGCCGAGAACGCCATCCCTATTCCTACGTAAGCGAGTTTCTTCATGGTTTGTCCTCATGCGTAGTTGTTAACTGGTTTTGGATCAAAACTTCAACTGTAAGTCGACCTGCAGGCGATTGAAATCCAGGGGCGTTTCGGTTTCAAGACCAAAGTCGTTTATAAAGTAACTCAGGGAAAGAGTGGTGTTGTCAGCGAGTTGAACGCTTCCGCCCAGTTCATGCCCCTTGCCGTCGGTGCCGCCATCGCGAAAATCCGAGTCAGTGAATATCCCCACGACCGCGTCGGCCTCGACATTCCGATAAATGTATCTGAAGTCAACGCTTCCCGCCTTCTTCGCCTTGCCGATATTTACGCCGACCAGCCAACCTGTCTCGAGGCTGTCAGCGGCGGTGTTGGTTACGAAATCGGCCATTACTGTCATCGGAACCGCGTTAAGCTCATGGGTAAACTCGCCAAACACCTCAATCAGGTCATAGTCGCTTGCGAACAGAAGCACTGTCTCGCCGTCATCGTCAAGCTCCACTACCGAGTTCCCCATCGCATCCCCCGGATCGAAAAACGGCTGAAACCCTTGCGTATTGACGTAGTTGTAGTAAGCGGCTCCGAAAGCGAGGCTGGAATTCTTCTCATTAAGGCGCACCCGCGCCATGGCCTGCCCGGCCGCCAGATAGGAGTCATCGCCCGAGGATCGCTCATCTATCCAAAGGCCTGAGCCTACAAACAAGAGGCTGACGCTCTCCAGATCACGGTCGTACCTGACCACCCCGCCTTCCGGATTCCAATCCGAATCCCAGATCAACTCAGAGTGGCCCGGTTTGAAAAACGGGTTGTAGAATTTTCCGCCGGTCACGGCCAGTCCCGGCAGCTTCGGATGAGTGGCCTCGAAATAGGCCAGGTCCAGACCGACACGCTTGTTGCTGAAGCCGTCGTCCAATGTCTGGTTAGTCGATACCGGGTCGCCGGTGCCGGTCGAGAGTTGTATACCTATTTTGGTGTAAGGCGATGCTTCTCCAAAGAAACCCAAGCGCGCGCGAATCCGCTGCCGGTTGCGGGGGTCTTTGTCACCGAAATCAAGCATCTCGTGGCGATAACGAAGGTCGCCCTTGACTTTAATCTTCTCCCACCAGTTGTCAGCCTGGGCCGCCGGAGGGAAAACCGTAGCAAGTGTCAGGACCGCTGCCGCGGCGCCCATCCGCTTGATCTGTTGCCGCATACTGCTTCTAAGCCTCCAATGGTACGTTGGTTCATCAGGTTCGCACTCACAACAGAAAACGGGCGGTATGTTAAGATCTTGTTAAGACCACGTTTCTTTTTCATGGTTCTGAGGGATAGATGTGATCGTGACGCCCACCGACAGTACGAAACCGTCGCCCGCGTACCGCTACGAATGGGAAACTGGCAGTGAAAGCCGGAAAGTACTGCCAACTTCGGGCGTGCTTTGAACGCTGACCGTCCCGCCGTGAGCCAGGGCCACATGCTTGACGATAGCCAAACCAAGGCCGGTTCCGCCGGATACCCGGCTCCGGGCGGTATCGACTCGGTAAAAGCGCTCGAAAATGCGCGAGAAGTGCCGAGGCTCAATCCCACACCCCTGATCCTGAACTGAAACGGCAAGCTGCCCGGCGTCGATTCGGGCGTCGATGTTGACCTGGGTACCGTTTTCCGAATACCGGATGGCATTATCAATGAGATTGATGATCGCCTGTTCCAATTGCGGCCTATCGACATCGGCCTGCAGGACCGGGTCGCAGGTGACCTTCAAAGCGATGTTCTTACCCTCTGCCTGAGCGGCACAGGCCTGTACGGATGAATCGATTATGTCACGGATCGGATGGCGACTGAACCGCGTTTCGCCTTTCGCGGACTGGTCCTCGATCCGAGCCAGCGAGAGCAGATCGTCCACGAGCCAGCCTATACGGCGCGACTGCCTGTCGATCATTTCCAGAAACCGGCGACTTTCCTCGGCGCTCCCTGTTTCGCCCTCAAGCAGCGTCTCGACTGAACCCCGTATCGCTGTAATGGGCGTCTTCAGCTCGTGCGAGACATTCGCTACGAAGTCACGGCGCATGTTTTCGAGCTGTTTTTGCCGGGTAATGTCATTGAGGACGACAACGACACCAACAACCTTCCCTGCCGCGTCGCGCAGTTGGTTGGCGCGTGCCAGAATATGGCGATCGCCGTTTCCTGCGAGGACAAGCTCAGTTTCAACTGAGCCGGTATCGGCAGCGGCCTGTCGAATCAAGTCCTGCAGGGCCGATACACGAACCACACCGAAAACCGACTCCCCAACTGACTTTTGGGGATCAAGGCCGAGCATATCGATCGCACCCCGGTTGACCGACACGATCCTGTCGTTGGCATCCACTGCCAGCACACTCTCGGTCATGGCAGCAAACACGGCCTCACGCTCGTTGCGCTGCTCTATAATTGTGCGAATTCGAATGTCCAACTGTTCGGCCATTTGGTTCATCGCCTCGGCGAGAGCCGCAATCTCCTCGGTATCGGGCACCGGCAGCCTGGAACTGAGATCACCTGATGCGAACCGCTCCGCACCTTGCTTCAGAACCACGAGCGGACGGGTCAGGCGTTGAAACACGAAAACGCTGATAACCGTGGCGGCCACGACAACCAGCGCGGCGGCGATCACCAACCGCCCGTAAAGAGGCGATAACGCCGGCTCCAGCGCCGCCATCGGCTGTGAAGCCCTCACAACCCCGACCAGCTCGCCATTGGCCAGCACCGGCACCGCAACATAAATCATGGTCCGCTGCACGGTGTTGCTGAAACGCTTTGCCACGCCGACATCGCCCCCAAGCGCCGTCGAAATCTCCGGCCTGGTAGCGTGATTTTCCATGCGGCTGGGATCATTATCGGAGTCGCCGAGGACGACCCCACTGATATCGACAACGGTTATCCTCGCTCCTGATAACTCGGCCAGTTCACGACACCGACGGTGGATAAGTTCCTGGGTGGACCCTGCTCGCCCCAGGCCTATTTCGTTTCCCACGATCCTCGCACGTGCCTCCAGTGCGGACGAGATCTCCGCGAAATAGAGCTC contains:
- the phoU gene encoding phosphate signaling complex protein PhoU, which gives rise to MTRHFQNEIERLKKRILHLAALVEESLQKAVRSVVDRDLALAQGVIAGDEVIDALEIEVEEDCLKILALHQPVAADLRYVVAVLKINNDLERIADLAVNIAERVQVLATATAFKAPFDLGPMLHDSLNMVRNSVDALVAHDAAQARRVRAQDEAIDEHLRSAFRLGQDQMRRQPENVEYLVCLLTVARNLERIADHATNIAEDVVYMIEGEIVRHRGDS
- the corA gene encoding magnesium/cobalt transporter CorA, translating into MGRFIHKVSRKAGLSPGSVVYIGPVRAVNVHIDVMDYDDSRLVERRLSELSECTAYLETPTITWINVDGLHEPAVVEGVGGQLGLHPLHLEDVVNTMGRPKVEDTDEYVFVILKMLYLKADEGELVVEHVGVAFGRDWVVTFQEPGRDVFDAVRHRIRKTEPRNRFMSTDYLAYALLDAVVDSYFAVVEDIGERIERLEDDIADHPTSEGAAAIRDLRKKLILLRKAVYPLREVAGGLERVESGLISDSTRPYLRDLYEHTVQVIDTVEMHREMLSTLLDLYHTGVSNRLNEIMKILTIIATIFIPLGFLAGVYGMNFDREAGRFNMPELGWPYGYLMFWGLAIAVGGGLLWFFRRKRWL
- a CDS encoding YihY/virulence factor BrkB family protein → MKGKASEPTRFRELLKRLKLFGRWLWYYVHGLCIRLDEHHAFLMSGGLAFSLFVCTVPLLLAVSAVLSGFFDSPSVVREIHYLVERLVPYPEYAAAVKQFIGERLERMADVKQVVGVVGLVGLLFAASGLFSSLRTILKAVFRNVRGSSVVVGKLWDLALIVIILSFFVLLIVALPALEAATELSERVEWLGKLPESAASGIGMWLVSLVTLTVAFSAIYWLVPVRKPAVRTVLVAALCASLLWLLAKELFGYYITHLATMKQFYGVYTFLVVAAFWIYYSALVLIVGAEIGQLSSERKRAASK
- a CDS encoding phosphate ABC transporter substrate-binding protein translates to MKKLAYVGIGMAFSAALLAASGNITVKGSDTLVRLGQRWAEEYMKKNPGVVIQVSGGGTGTGIAALLNGTTDVCQASRDMKEKEYQQAKEKGIAPKRISVALDGIAVFLHESNPVKELSLAQLKGIYTGAISNWKEVGGPDARIVLYGRENNSGTYAFFKEHVLNEEDYSEYTQTLPGTAAVVNAVSKDKNGIGYGGIAWATGVRFAAVKRADDAPAVSPTIETIVNGSYPISRDLYWFFGGNPSGELKKLVNWALSEEGQKLAEAMDYVPLPKDKAMANMIE
- the pstB gene encoding phosphate ABC transporter ATP-binding protein PstB, producing MTIENLNFFYGQSQALFDVSAEIERFKVTALIGPSGCGKSTFLRTLNRMNETIPGTRMTGMVLLDDRNIYEDFSDPSAVRTRVGMVFQKSNPFPKSIFDNVAYGLRVNGIKDKQVIVNVVEESLRQAALWDEVKDKLDHSALMLSGGQQQRLCIARALAVRPEVVLMDEPASALDPISTAKIEDLIAELKQRYTIVIVTHNMQQAARVSDKTAFFYEGHLIEFGPTKQIFTRPLMKKTEDYVTGRFG
- the pstC gene encoding phosphate ABC transporter permease subunit PstC, whose translation is MTKAMQALQFKPKSRWREFLGEKLISMNAFLALAAILLIFVFVFKEAIPLFTDPEIRAEAGLDKLLFKQEFYAGREAKWSWQPNSEVPKYSLLPLFLGTLKAALVAMVFAVPLGVGAAIYTSEFSSRRLREIIKPLIETLAAIPSVVLGFFALMVLATWLQNLLGLTFRLNALNAGIALGLAVVPIVFTVAEDAMMSVPRSLRDAAVALGANPWQVSFTTVLPAAAPGIAAGVVLGFGRAVGETMIVLMASGNAAIISLSFLESVRTFSATVAAELAEVVFGSGHYTVLFMIGSLLFLFTFIVNLGGDIALNRLKRRLQGRTT
- a CDS encoding ATP-binding protein → MSGRRLIWRVLPYFLLIIVISIAVAAGYASREMRELYFAEISSALEARARIVGNEIGLGRAGSTQELIHRRCRELAELSGARITVVDISGVVLGDSDNDPSRMENHATRPEISTALGGDVGVAKRFSNTVQRTMIYVAVPVLANGELVGVVRASQPMAALEPALSPLYGRLVIAAALVVVAATVISVFVFQRLTRPLVVLKQGAERFASGDLSSRLPVPDTEEIAALAEAMNQMAEQLDIRIRTIIEQRNEREAVFAAMTESVLAVDANDRIVSVNRGAIDMLGLDPQKSVGESVFGVVRVSALQDLIRQAAADTGSVETELVLAGNGDRHILARANQLRDAAGKVVGVVVVLNDITRQKQLENMRRDFVANVSHELKTPITAIRGSVETLLEGETGSAEESRRFLEMIDRQSRRIGWLVDDLLSLARIEDQSAKGETRFSRHPIRDIIDSSVQACAAQAEGKNIALKVTCDPVLQADVDRPQLEQAIINLIDNAIRYSENGTQVNIDARIDAGQLAVSVQDQGCGIEPRHFSRIFERFYRVDTARSRVSGGTGLGLAIVKHVALAHGGTVSVQSTPEVGSTFRLSLPVSHS
- the pstA gene encoding phosphate ABC transporter permease PstA; the protein is MPRGLTLAAVIIIVVMLAIIMANIVIGGAGTISWEFLSRPPERGMEAGGIFPAIFGTVALVLLMVIAVVPVGVLAAIYLQEYTDPASRLTRLIRVAINNLAGVPSIVFGLFGLGFFVAFVGGGLDAMLFSGEGPVWGQPAIIWAAFTLAILTLPVVIVATEEALRAIPRELRDASYALGATRLQTIWRVVVPQAMPGVLTGAILAVSRGAGEVAPIMFTGAAYYLPYLPTKLNDQFMELGYHIYVMATQSPDVEATKPILYGTVLVLLVLTFALNSVAIMIRSRIRKSRAYAQ
- a CDS encoding putative porin, coding for MRQQIKRMGAAAAVLTLATVFPPAAQADNWWEKIKVKGDLRYRHEMLDFGDKDPRNRQRIRARLGFFGEASPYTKIGIQLSTGTGDPVSTNQTLDDGFSNKRVGLDLAYFEATHPKLPGLAVTGGKFYNPFFKPGHSELIWDSDWNPEGGVVRYDRDLESVSLLFVGSGLWIDERSSGDDSYLAAGQAMARVRLNEKNSSLAFGAAYYNYVNTQGFQPFFDPGDAMGNSVVELDDDGETVLLFASDYDLIEVFGEFTHELNAVPMTVMADFVTNTAADSLETGWLVGVNIGKAKKAGSVDFRYIYRNVEADAVVGIFTDSDFRDGGTDGKGHELGGSVQLADNTTLSLSYFINDFGLETETPLDFNRLQVDLQLKF